From Candidatus Eisenbacteria bacterium, a single genomic window includes:
- a CDS encoding DinB family protein, with translation MNESQRLGDQMNRALNGDAWHGPSWRETLDGVTREVALHRPIPEAHSIAEVVLHATTWHEVVRRRLGGEAPEVTEAQDWPPPKLKDEAEWEAAVARLYETGGALVATVNRFPAEKLLEKRPNVEDTWYALVIGELQHMLYHAGQIAVLKKAHAGVAV, from the coding sequence ATGAACGAGAGCCAGAGGCTGGGAGACCAAATGAACCGCGCGCTGAACGGGGACGCCTGGCACGGGCCGTCGTGGCGCGAGACGCTCGACGGCGTCACGCGCGAGGTGGCCCTTCACCGCCCGATTCCGGAAGCACACAGCATCGCCGAGGTGGTGCTGCACGCGACGACCTGGCACGAGGTCGTCAGGCGCAGGCTGGGGGGCGAAGCACCCGAGGTGACGGAAGCGCAGGACTGGCCGCCTCCGAAGCTCAAGGACGAGGCGGAATGGGAGGCGGCGGTGGCGCGGCTGTACGAGACCGGAGGCGCGCTGGTGGCGACGGTGAACCGATTCCCCGCGGAGAAGCTTCTGGAGAAGCGGCCGAACGTGGAAGACACGTGGTACGCGCTGGTCATCGGCGAGCTGCAGCACATGCTCTATCACGCGGGCCAGATCGCGGTCCTCAAGAAGGCGCACGCGGGCGTCGCGGTGTGA
- a CDS encoding alpha/beta fold hydrolase: MIMNTNVDSRPVQDVSTVLQVAQRITQEADKRNWGAMRESFAPRVVLDYGTPELLTPEEIVARWKPLLSEFDQTEHSVLIDGVRKEQESARVSATFRASHRMDRVAGGDEWVLNGRYDYELMQFGGSWKVTRMRMTPGESTGNARLLDEAKARAGLPGRPTPPYSVDHVSFKSRGDELTGLLYRPREGDSRLPAIVVTGSWTTVKEQMPAVYAERLAAAGYAALTFDFRGYGESEGEPRHFESPKKKVEDIRSAVDFLASSNLVDGGRIGLLGVCASAGYAAEEAASDERVRAIALVAPWLHDAELAESVYGGREVYGGKGAAALTTVGRRAAERYMRDGILDTVPAASTTDPRAAMYWPDPGFLDYYLNPLRGGIPQWGNRYAVASWPEWLGYNAIASAPRLRKPTLLVHSEQGAIPDGVRRYAAAMPVAPEIKWMAGTQFHFYDDPETVAAAVAEVVAHFGRTL; the protein is encoded by the coding sequence ATGATTATGAACACGAATGTTGACTCGAGGCCGGTGCAGGACGTATCGACGGTCCTTCAAGTAGCCCAAAGAATCACGCAGGAGGCGGACAAGCGAAACTGGGGCGCCATGCGGGAGAGCTTCGCCCCTCGCGTCGTGCTCGACTACGGAACGCCGGAGCTCTTGACCCCCGAGGAGATCGTGGCGCGCTGGAAGCCGCTCCTCTCGGAATTCGACCAAACGGAGCATTCGGTCCTGATCGATGGTGTTCGAAAGGAGCAGGAGTCGGCCCGGGTGTCGGCGACGTTTCGAGCATCCCATCGGATGGATCGGGTCGCCGGTGGCGACGAATGGGTTCTAAACGGACGATACGACTACGAGCTCATGCAATTCGGCGGCTCATGGAAGGTGACCCGGATGCGCATGACTCCGGGCGAGTCCACCGGGAACGCAAGGCTCCTTGATGAGGCGAAGGCGCGTGCGGGGCTGCCTGGCCGCCCCACGCCTCCGTATAGTGTCGACCACGTAAGTTTCAAGAGCCGGGGGGATGAGCTGACGGGCCTTCTCTACCGGCCCCGCGAGGGTGACTCTCGTCTGCCGGCAATTGTCGTGACTGGATCGTGGACAACGGTCAAGGAGCAGATGCCGGCTGTTTACGCTGAGCGCCTCGCGGCGGCCGGGTACGCGGCCCTGACGTTCGATTTCCGAGGCTACGGGGAGAGCGAGGGCGAGCCCCGTCATTTCGAGTCGCCCAAGAAGAAGGTGGAGGACATCCGGAGCGCCGTTGATTTCCTTGCTTCAAGCAACCTCGTGGATGGCGGCCGCATTGGCTTGCTCGGCGTCTGCGCGAGCGCCGGCTATGCCGCCGAGGAAGCTGCCTCCGATGAACGAGTGCGGGCAATCGCCCTGGTGGCCCCATGGCTTCACGATGCTGAGCTAGCCGAGTCCGTCTACGGCGGCCGAGAGGTATACGGCGGGAAGGGCGCGGCGGCACTCACGACGGTCGGCCGGAGGGCCGCCGAGCGGTACATGCGCGACGGAATTCTGGACACCGTGCCCGCGGCAAGCACCACCGACCCTCGGGCCGCAATGTACTGGCCCGATCCGGGATTCCTGGACTATTACTTGAACCCACTCCGCGGCGGCATACCGCAGTGGGGAAACAGGTACGCGGTGGCATCATGGCCCGAGTGGCTGGGCTATAACGCGATCGCCAGTGCGCCGCGTCTTCGCAAGCCGACGCTGCTCGTGCACTCGGAGCAGGGCGCGATCCCCGACGGGGTCCGCCGGTACGCTGCCGCGATGCCGGTGGCGCCGGAAATCAAGTGGATGGCGGGAACGCAGTTTCACTTCTACGATGATCCCGAGACCGTCGCCGCGGCCGTAGCAGAGGTCGTTGCGCATTTCGGCCGGACGCTATAG
- a CDS encoding nuclear transport factor 2 family protein: MTENKKTVEKYMDGFRKGDHAQILSCMTDDIVWEMPGAFHLVGKEAIDKEIENPAFVGKPTIAIKRMTEENDVVIAEGAVQVGRLEGGILDAVFSDAFTMRNGKIKHLLTYQVTLK, from the coding sequence GTGACGGAAAACAAGAAGACCGTGGAAAAGTACATGGACGGCTTCAGGAAGGGCGATCACGCTCAAATCTTGTCGTGCATGACGGACGATATCGTGTGGGAGATGCCCGGCGCGTTCCACTTGGTCGGGAAGGAAGCGATCGATAAGGAGATCGAGAACCCCGCGTTCGTCGGCAAGCCGACCATAGCGATCAAGCGGATGACCGAGGAGAACGATGTGGTGATCGCCGAGGGCGCGGTCCAGGTGGGGCGACTGGAGGGCGGCATTCTCGATGCGGTGTTCTCCGACGCGTTCACCATGCGAAACGGCAAGATCAAGCACTTGCTAACGTACCAAGTGACTCTGAAGTGA